The nucleotide window TGAAACAACCGTTTCTCAGTGACCTTCATACCCTTTGCAAGCGCCTTCCCTATGCCAATATCTTCATTTGTGTGCGTCAGGCAGGGAAGACAAAAAATCAGCCGCTGGAATCTGAGTTTGGCCCATTCCGAATAAGCCCTGCCACTGAAAAGACGATAGAATGCCGGGATTTCAAGCAGGTCATCCGGGGTTGCAGTTCTTCGCAACTCGGCCCTGGACCCCGGGGGCAGATGCTCCCATCCTTTGTATAAATCCATAAAATCAGGAAGCTTCAATTGTTCCATCATTTCCTCCTTATATCCTTTTGGGGTTCAAGATTTTTCAAATTGAAGTCGAGAGTTTTTCTTGCGATTGCCATCGTGTGAATCAGTTCAGGATCATTCGAATACGGCAGCACAATCTCGTTGAAAAGTTCTCGGCATATTTCCTTCAAAGCATGCCCCAGGTTCAAAAGAAAAGGGCCAGGGATTGAAAAGTCGATACAGGCTAAAGTTTCCAAGACTACAGGCTCTGATCTTCTATAATATTGATCTTCGGCAATTTTATAGAGTCTAATCTTTTCTCCGATCCCCTTCAGATTTTTGGCGCTATCATATTTGTCTTTTTTGCCCTTACAAAACAGACTTACTGCTTCGGTCAAAGCATTTTTGTATTCAATGCCGTACCAAACAAAATCCTTAATGACCAAGGGATGTTCATCCCATCCCGGGCTAAAGGCGTAAACCTCATGACATCGACGTACAATCGATGCCTTTTTCCGGCCATAACCCCCGATGATCAAAT belongs to Desulfobacterales bacterium and includes:
- the casB gene encoding type I-E CRISPR-associated protein Cse2/CasB, yielding MMEQLKLPDFMDLYKGWEHLPPGSRAELRRTATPDDLLEIPAFYRLFSGRAYSEWAKLRFQRLIFCLPCLTHTNEDIGIGKALAKGMKVTEKRLFQVVRSEQPNDMIQLRRILKMAEPAVNWPKAAKRLWYWNKRSKRDLLEEYFINQPPKNH